The genomic stretch AAGCACTAAGTCCCAGATCTAGAGGTGTCGCACATTCCAAAGATACATTTACACCTTGTTACATAGATCACAATGAAAAGGACCAAAGTGCACTCTGATGTACTGTAGGCCGTCTGCGTATGAACGATCACACTTCCATGTGGACCTGCGCCTGGCTCCGTTATATAGCTTCAGAATTGGTTGAGTGGGTTTGCTTATCAGGTCCCTGCCTGGAGTGAGATGTCAGATTGGCCTGTAAATATTAAAGCTTGTTCTGGGGAATAAATATGGTACAATGTGTGTGTGCGGTAACCTTCCCATACCAGCAATAGCATAAGGCCACGTTCACATGTATGAATTTTCATAAGGCTGAACCTCAGACTTCTGCATGTGACTAACCTGCCACAGAATCTGCTTTCAAAAGTGACCTGTCACATTGGGTCGCCTTACCCAGGCCAGTAACTAGCACCCACCGATGATATCAATGTTGAATGGTTCTCGTTTGACCACTTTCCCCTGTACGTATTAGGGCCTTAGTGaccaaactgtttttttttttatctttgcgTTCCCTGAGCTATTAACCGTGGCATCTAAGGAGTTATAGCTCTAGGTTGTTTTTTCTGCCGATCTGGGCTGTTAGGGCAGGAGACCCATGCAGTGCCTGTGCTTAGGCCGATGTAAAAAGGGGGACATAATTCCATCATGTGAATGAATAGCTGAGGCTTTTCGTGCATCAAATCTACAGCATGGTACAGTACCAGAAAAACGGATGAGAATCTCATAGTAAAAAtaagtccatccagttcagcctgtgctcctgcaagttgatccagaggaaggcaaaaaaataaataaaaaaacaacctgtgaggtagaagccaaaattccttcctgactccaatcagtataactccctggatcatcggcctttctccagaaatctagtaacaCAGTGGAAAAAGTAGGGTCTTTTAACGTGAAATCCGCATGCCAATTTATGCTGCGCATCTCTCCTGTGGGTTTCTTCCTTTGCAATGGAGAGGGTAAAATATGCTGGCTTTTCTGCAGGAAAACTACATATAACTGTGGAAGTGCAGCAAAAACCATAGCCAATTTCTCTGGTGGATTCTCATTCACTTGTGAACCcaacctaagggtccattcacacgtcctgttttttttcatcctgaaaaacggtccgttttttgcggatccgttgttcctgaaaatgtttccgtatgtcatccgttttttgcggatccgcaaaaaacgggagcatgtatacatttcaataatcaaataaagttgtttggatttctttgaaaaaaaattaaaaaaaaaaaaaaaaaaaaaaaaaaatttatgtgtttccaggaacggaatccgcaaaaaacggatggcatacggaatgacatccgaatgtcatccgttttttgcggatccattgactttgtattgtaccaggatccgatttttcaggacaagaataggacatgttttatatttaaacggacatgcggaacggaacaacggaaacggacagcacacattgtgctgtccgattttttccaggacccattgaaaatgaatgggtccagatctggtcctgatctgttcctgaaaaaacggaacagatcaggaaagaaaaaacggacgtctgaatggacccttacactaaATTCATACACAAAACAAAGGATGTCTGTCATGGAAGCCCGAACCCTGCCTTCTGTTACCCTGGTCATGACCTCGAGTGCTAGTAAAACTGATGGTCTTAAATTGCACCAGCTATAATACCCCCTGTAATTCAACACACTTTCCTCCGCCATAGTCCAAGAGGTATCTACCTAATCCTCGACCAGATAATTATTGGAGACCTGTGTCTGGTAGATGAGTACACTGCCAGCATCCATAGAAAAGACACCCGTGAACCAGGGTGGTTTATACAGCACTTTTATCACTTACTATACACTGCTTTCAGCCTCTCTGTAAAATATTTACACTGATAAAGTCAATTTCAGAATTTGCACTGTACagtttttatcatatgcaaatataCTCCTCTTGTGGTCCGGGAGaacctgccaccttatcccagtgtcatctagcgggaGACAAAAGAAAACAGATTCATCTTTAGGATTGAGCACACGTATGGCATcacacacagcacttctacaCTGTACCGTATGACTGTCATGAGGACAGAGCACAGGACTGTTACTTCACTCCATTAGTATTTAGGATGCAGTCTTGTGAGCATTCAGGGAAgggatttattttgtttttaaactTCATGTCTTTTTGCAGTTTTGCTTTTCTTTGACCCAGTGCGGTAAATCTGTGTTAATAAGGCAGACCAACCTGCTGCTAAAGTACAATTCATAATGACGCAGATAGAATTCAGgacagcggcagtgtactttcCAGGAGGAAGTCACACAATCAAAATTTTACTGACAATTGGATCTTTAAACCTTTAGTGACCAAAGAATCAGCTTTTTACAATGGTCAATGATGGGCCGACAGTGGCCTAGTCTAAGCACTGCACAAGCGCGGCTCTCAAGTGAGAGTCCGGCTCCTGCCCTAACGGCCGGATCGTGGCATCTAACAACTTTAGAGGGTGGTAGCTCCCTCTGTCACGCATTGGCAGTCCCGCATGTCTTAGTCTGGGAGCCCGGGGACTAATGAAAGCCCCATGCCTGCCTGGAGTGTTTGCCCATCAGGCTTTGTTTCTCTGGCAGTATAGCCCTGACAGGGTATaggcagtacagtgtattatagaagACATAAAAGCACCTATTCAAGTCCCCTTGTTGGActagtaaatggttaaaaaaaaaaatatcttcaagTAGAAAATGCACTtacatttttagcaaaaaaatcaaATCCCCTCCACATATTTGTTGTTGCCGCGTCCATCACGATCCACACTACATAATTATCATGTTGTTTATGGTGCACAGTaagcactggaaaaaaaaaactgctaggcccaaaacaggctggtcactaaaggTTGTCCTCACCTGCCCTACTGATGGACTATCTGcaggatagcccatcaatatctaatcggtgggggtagctccagaactacacagctccatccattgtgtagtggagatGCTGATTACTGCATCAGTATAAAAggaatggacaaccccttcaagactgTTGCATCAATCGTAAAGGAGCTATCACACATAAGAACTTCTCACCGATCCACAGAATAAGTGATAAATATATGATTGAGGGTCCACTCACTAGGACTCCCACCGACCACGACAATGGAGTCCAGGGGTGAATGGAGGAATGGTGCATATGTGCTACTGTGCCATTTCTCATATCTTTATGTCAGAGATAGATAGCCGTACTGTGAAGAAATGATACGTTCTAATGGCCGGTTACTAAATGGAACTGTGGTATGTGCAACTCTAGGTGTTTATCTAGAAAtggtattttttgccaaattAACACTTTGTATGCTGCAAGTGAACGAAGTAACTGCAATCGGACATAAACATCACTTACCTAACGCTGCCTGAAACAGTCGGTATGTGTCGGGATTACGAATAGTCGATGCGACAAAAACGTCAAGTTTATTTCCAGCTTTTGTACAGTGAAAAAGCTTCTTTAGTACTCTAGTAAACGAAGTTACAATCTCTGGATCATACACCACATCTAGAAATCGTAAAACATTGTTAGTATGGAAATACGTTTCCCCTTCCGACCTGTCTATGCATGACAAACTACAGCACGTTGGATTGAATGGACCCGTGGcgtgcttaaaggggatgtctcacttcagtaagtggaatTTCTGTAGAAGttattacaagccacttactaatgtattgttattatccatattgcctcttttgctggctggattcatttttccatcacattatacactgttcgtttctatggttacagaccaccctgcaatccatcaggggtggtcgcgcttgcacaatataggaaaaataaccagcctatgtgcgctcccatggtcccagccaccagagaggctgacccttttttctatagtatgcaagcagaACCACCACTGATGAAGTGCAGGGAGgtatgtaaccatggaaacgagcagtgtataatgtgatgaaaaaatgaatccagccagcaaaggaagcaatatggataataacaatacattagtaagtggcttatataaacttcctctacatgataaatgccacttactgaagagaGACATCCCCTCTAtagaggttgtccaggatttatcGAGTGGGACCTGGGAAGAGAGCTAAACTTGCCTCTCCCTGCCCTGTCTACATGTCACCGCTGTGTTATATCTGAGGCCAGTCATAGGCTGCAGTGTTGCATGTGGCCCCATCTATGAAGGAAGTCTATACACAGGGACTGAAAGTCCAGTGAAGACAGCCGAAGGGCCCGAATGAAGCGGCTTGCGGAATGGTGCaaatttcactgaacgcatcctgagccaatccatcctgctcatgtgaaaggggccttactctgtTCCATCATTGGTTCTCTAATACTAGAAAAGTCAGTTCAGACAGTGAGACCTGCCGAATCTGCAGACTGGTAGTCTCCTGATATCAGACACTGGGTTAAGGGAAACTGGATTTTGatctgcctaagggctcatgcacatgactacaAACAGCAGatccacaatatacgggcactggtgcggacggatcacagacccattaaagGTGAATAGATCTGCATCTGTCTATGCCAGCGACACACAGACTGCCCGTGCAATGGGCACTGCAATCCACGGAACAGGTGGCACacattgtgcatgagccctaatccttTCATCCCCTGGAAGATAATTGGTGCCTGAAAACTGtttaaggcctcacgcacacgaccgtgctgttttttgcggtccgcaaaccgcggatccgccaaaaaaggaaggcgcccgtgttgccttccgcaatttgcgggaacggcgatataaatgcctattcttgtccgcaaatcacggacaagaataggacatgttatattttttttgcggggtcgcggaacggagccacggatgtggacagcacactgagtgctgtccgcatcttttgtggctccactgaaataaatgggtccggatccgagcCGCCAgaatggcggctcagatgcggacccaaacaacggtggtgtgcatgaggcctaaagcatatTGGTGTAAGaaatatccacaggatatgccataaatgtttgacgggtcccagaggtaggaccaaAATCTATTAGACATTTATGGGACACGatataatgtgtatataccaTAAATGACTAAGGTGGGAATGGAGCTGTTGggatgaccccccccccagtatagctGGACCTGCAGAGGGAATCATAATTACTGGATTCCCGCAGCTGGGTTCTAGCTCCTTCGCACCCCTGCCGGTCTCCCTACGTCATCATCCGGTTTGATGTATGTCATGTGGACACTGGAGCCAATGACTGGAcacagtggtgacatgtcccccATGTGTCTTGTGACCCAGTGAAGTGACATGACTCATGGGGGACATGTCACCACGGCAGCCACGTGACCCGCAGCAAACTGGACTTTGACGCAGCGAGGGGCGTCTTCCCAAAAGATGTGGGTATGCATGTTTGTGGAGGAATAAGGAGAATGCTGACATTTCACAGGTTATAATTTCCTGGTACCTGATGCAATGACCACGTCCGCTTCCAGGTTCAGAAGTTGTTGTTCTGTAATGGATTCCCAGTCGAGCTCCATTACTGACACAGTCTTTGGGTCTTCACTCAGCATAAAGCCATTGAGCTGAATGTTTTCTCTGAGCTGCTGAAGGACTTTCTGGTGACAGTCAGTGAACGTGTATTTCTTGGGAGAACAGCTCTTACATATGGCCAGTCCAGTCAGACCAATTCCACTCCCGAGCTCTAGAATTGTTCTCAAAACATAAAGAACAACGTTAAAATGTCACCACTCAAAATGTACAATTCATCAGCCAACATTGTCTTAATGGGAATGTGTTCTGCACGAGGCAGCATGAACTGGAGACTGATATCCATCAGGTTAGCATTGTACTTCCTTTATGCTCTAATATTTAGCCTCCCTTCATCCTCGGTGGGTGTAGTGCTATGATCATTTGGTCTAGTGACACCTTGGTGCATTTACAAGTGCAATGATAGACGTAAGACTGGGGAATGGACTGCAATTCTATATCTTCATGCACAAGGTACTAT from Bufo gargarizans isolate SCDJY-AF-19 chromosome 8, ASM1485885v1, whole genome shotgun sequence encodes the following:
- the EEF2KMT gene encoding protein-lysine N-methyltransferase EEF2KMT isoform X2, with translation MALHDHVMSTAQASLCDTFQRDFLCCRRIGSLPWKELDHQLTLQPSFALIILEKHERTGAEPLDDLYSALAEILNSEDTAVCYKSYCLPTGDLITLSENVAIISTGTTGLVTWEAALFLAEWAIQNNYVFNNRTILELGSGIGLTGLAICKSCSPKKYTFTDCHQKVLQQLRENIQLNGFMLSEDPKTVSVMELDWESITEQQLLNLEADVVIASDVVYDPEIVTSFTRVLKKLFHCTKAGNKLDVFVASTIRNPDTYRLFQAALDDTGIRWQVLPDHKRSIFAYDKNCTVQILKLTLSV
- the EEF2KMT gene encoding protein-lysine N-methyltransferase EEF2KMT isoform X1 — translated: MALHDHVMSTAQASLCDTFQRDFLCCRRIGSLPWKELDHQLTLQPSFALIILEKTVNHPVCQKCPPSLQYRRLFLSELIKKHERTGAEPLDDLYSALAEILNSEDTAVCYKSYCLPTGDLITLSENVAIISTGTTGLVTWEAALFLAEWAIQNNYVFNNRTILELGSGIGLTGLAICKSCSPKKYTFTDCHQKVLQQLRENIQLNGFMLSEDPKTVSVMELDWESITEQQLLNLEADVVIASDVVYDPEIVTSFTRVLKKLFHCTKAGNKLDVFVASTIRNPDTYRLFQAALDDTGIRWQVLPDHKRSIFAYDKNCTVQILKLTLSV